A stretch of Paludisphaera borealis DNA encodes these proteins:
- the acpS gene encoding holo-ACP synthase has protein sequence MEIVGIGTDIVECPRIGKMIEQYGELFLRRIYTEREIRYCQSRKHAIEHFAGRWAAKEAILKALGTGRGDGVGWSDVEVRNGSQGALRVMIRGAAKDVATERGVGDVLVSIAHCRTYATAYAMAVGRPKSAPPADQA, from the coding sequence ATGGAGATCGTCGGAATCGGAACGGACATCGTCGAGTGCCCTCGGATCGGCAAGATGATCGAGCAGTACGGCGAACTCTTCCTGCGGCGGATTTACACCGAGCGGGAGATCCGCTACTGCCAGTCTCGCAAGCACGCGATCGAGCATTTCGCCGGTCGCTGGGCGGCCAAGGAGGCGATCCTCAAGGCGCTTGGGACGGGTCGGGGCGACGGCGTCGGCTGGAGCGACGTCGAGGTTCGCAACGGTTCCCAGGGGGCCCTCCGGGTGATGATCCGCGGGGCGGCCAAGGACGTCGCCACGGAGCGCGGGGTCGGCGACGTCCTGGTCTCGATCGCTCACTGTCGGACCTACGCCACGGCCTACGCCATGGCGGTCGGTCGTCCCAAATCGGCCCCGCCGGCCGACCAGGCGTAG
- a CDS encoding OmpH family outer membrane protein produces the protein MVLSSRLIAALGLGAAGMAFLAAPIQGQGQGQAQQDGGVRRTAGNAGAAAPAGFKAPIPPVIGTVDLEAVFKGYEKVKAQAEEFNAAAMAKKKDLMKIQGEMAQEAEMLQKLNPGSDDFKKRENHITELKAKMEAGRESAEREFSSREAESMATLYKEIQVMVQKIAEQRRMNYVVRVSNQPISGSNPNSVMAAMSNTMIYADPRNDITNDVVHNLNKWYAAVGGHVAKPAAGAAVGGAPAAAQPAAAAAAQPEVH, from the coding sequence ATGGTTCTCTCTTCACGTTTGATCGCGGCCCTGGGCCTCGGAGCCGCGGGGATGGCCTTCCTCGCCGCCCCCATCCAGGGACAGGGACAAGGGCAGGCTCAGCAAGACGGCGGCGTCCGCCGCACCGCCGGCAACGCCGGTGCCGCCGCGCCCGCTGGTTTCAAGGCCCCGATCCCGCCGGTCATCGGCACGGTCGACCTGGAAGCCGTCTTCAAGGGCTACGAAAAGGTCAAGGCGCAGGCCGAGGAATTCAACGCCGCCGCCATGGCCAAGAAGAAGGATCTCATGAAGATCCAGGGCGAGATGGCCCAAGAAGCCGAGATGCTTCAGAAGCTCAACCCCGGCAGCGACGACTTCAAGAAGCGCGAGAACCACATCACCGAGCTGAAGGCGAAGATGGAAGCCGGCCGTGAGTCGGCCGAACGCGAGTTTAGCTCTCGCGAGGCCGAATCGATGGCCACGCTGTACAAGGAAATCCAGGTCATGGTTCAGAAGATCGCCGAGCAGCGGCGAATGAACTACGTCGTCCGGGTTTCCAACCAGCCGATCTCGGGGAGCAACCCGAATTCGGTGATGGCCGCGATGTCCAACACGATGATCTACGCCGATCCGCGCAACGACATCACCAACGACGTCGTCCACAACCTCAACAAGTGGTACGCCGCCGTGGGCGGGCACGTTGCCAAGCCCGCCGCCGGAGCCGCCGTTGGTGGCGCCCCCGCCGCCGCTCAACCGGCCGCCGCCGCCGCCGCCCAGCCCGAGGTTCACTGA
- the dapA gene encoding 4-hydroxy-tetrahydrodipicolinate synthase, whose translation MATKGRMFAGCTVALATPFRDGAVDEPVLRAWVEWQIAQGTPVISPVGTTGEAPTLSHAEHERVIAIVVETAAGRAKVLPGTGSNSTAEAVRLTKFAANAGADGALLVAPYYNRPSQEGIYRHFAAVAESVDLPIVLYNIPGRTGRNVEVDTVERLAGLGPIVAIKEASGSLDQVSEILVRTDLTVLSGDDSLTLPMLAVGAEGVISVAANLIPQDIAALIREFNAGDLRAARERHARLFPLCRELLGLAPNPVPLKAALALLGRGNGELRLPLCPLDEAALGRLSQALNQYGLLNR comes from the coding sequence ATGGCGACGAAGGGTCGAATGTTCGCCGGATGCACGGTCGCGCTGGCGACTCCGTTTCGCGACGGCGCGGTCGATGAGCCGGTTCTGCGTGCGTGGGTCGAGTGGCAGATCGCCCAGGGGACGCCGGTGATCAGCCCGGTGGGGACGACGGGCGAGGCGCCGACGCTTTCGCACGCGGAGCACGAGCGGGTCATCGCGATCGTGGTCGAGACGGCCGCGGGGCGGGCGAAGGTGCTGCCGGGGACGGGGTCGAACTCGACGGCCGAGGCGGTCCGGTTGACGAAATTCGCGGCGAATGCTGGGGCCGACGGCGCGCTGCTTGTCGCTCCTTACTATAACCGCCCGAGCCAAGAGGGGATCTACCGGCACTTTGCGGCCGTCGCCGAAAGCGTCGATCTGCCCATCGTGCTGTACAACATCCCGGGACGGACCGGCAGGAACGTCGAGGTCGACACGGTCGAGCGGCTCGCGGGTCTGGGGCCGATCGTTGCGATCAAGGAGGCGTCCGGTTCACTCGACCAGGTGAGCGAGATCCTCGTCCGGACCGACTTGACGGTCCTCTCCGGCGACGACAGCCTGACCTTGCCGATGCTCGCCGTGGGAGCCGAGGGAGTGATATCCGTGGCCGCCAACCTGATTCCCCAAGACATTGCCGCGCTGATCCGCGAATTCAACGCCGGCGACCTTCGCGCCGCCCGGGAACGCCACGCTCGGCTCTTTCCGCTGTGCCGGGAGCTGCTCGGACTGGCGCCCAACCCGGTGCCGCTCAAGGCGGCCCTGGCGCTCTTGGGCCGCGGCAACGGCGAGCTTCGGCTCCCCTTGTGCCCCCTCGATGAGGCGGCTCTCGGTCGGTTGTCTCAGGCGCTGAACCAGTACGGCCTCTTGAACCGCTGA
- the lpxC gene encoding UDP-3-O-acyl-N-acetylglucosamine deacetylase, with protein sequence MLIAKRPQRTLARAAEVRGVGFFHGADVTMRFLPADPDTGVRFIRTDLPDRPSVAARVSQVIPTQRRTAVQDGPAVVELIEHVMAALAGLQIDNCLIEIDAPECPGCDGSSRVFVETLDAAGVVDQDRPRQTLTIERSFTVREGDAVLAAHPNATDGLTLSYHLDYGQDSPIGNQSFLLSLSPESFRSEVAASRTFLLEHEAKSLRAAGIGLRATEKDVLLFGPDGVVGNTLRFPDECARHKVLDMIGDLALLGMDLHGFVVAHRSGHHANASLVRKLLQSIEKEKEKEADPWAPPLPLRSDGTIDIQGILEILPHRYPMLLLDRVLELQAGRRVVGLKNVSFNEPFFQGHWPGRPIMPGVLIIEAMAQAAGILIASSVNRSGRAAVIASIDDVKLRRPVVPGDQLRIEIVAHKIKTTSASVTGVAKVGDALAAQAKIRFVMIDAPAA encoded by the coding sequence ATGCTCATCGCCAAGCGTCCGCAACGAACTCTCGCCCGCGCGGCGGAGGTTCGTGGAGTCGGATTCTTCCACGGCGCCGATGTGACCATGCGGTTTCTCCCGGCCGATCCCGACACGGGGGTTCGGTTCATCCGGACCGACCTGCCCGACCGCCCCTCGGTCGCGGCTCGGGTCAGCCAGGTGATCCCCACCCAGCGGCGGACGGCCGTGCAGGATGGTCCGGCCGTGGTCGAGTTGATCGAGCACGTCATGGCGGCCCTCGCCGGCTTGCAGATCGACAATTGCCTGATCGAGATCGACGCCCCCGAATGTCCGGGGTGCGACGGATCGAGCCGGGTGTTCGTCGAGACCCTCGACGCGGCCGGCGTCGTCGATCAGGATCGGCCGCGCCAGACGCTCACGATCGAACGCTCGTTCACCGTTCGCGAGGGCGACGCCGTGCTTGCGGCGCATCCCAACGCCACCGACGGGCTGACGCTCTCGTACCACCTGGACTACGGCCAGGACTCGCCGATCGGCAACCAGAGCTTCCTGCTCTCGCTATCTCCCGAGTCGTTCCGCTCCGAGGTCGCGGCCAGCCGCACGTTCCTCCTGGAGCACGAAGCTAAGTCACTCCGCGCGGCGGGGATCGGACTTCGCGCCACCGAGAAGGACGTCTTGCTGTTCGGCCCCGACGGCGTGGTCGGCAACACGCTTCGGTTCCCCGACGAGTGCGCCCGCCACAAGGTGCTCGACATGATCGGCGACCTGGCGCTTTTGGGCATGGACCTTCACGGGTTCGTCGTCGCCCACCGCTCGGGGCACCACGCCAACGCCTCGCTGGTGCGCAAACTGCTTCAGTCGATCGAGAAAGAAAAGGAGAAGGAGGCCGATCCCTGGGCTCCTCCCCTGCCCCTCCGGAGCGACGGCACGATCGACATCCAGGGAATTCTCGAGATCCTTCCGCACCGTTACCCGATGCTGCTGCTGGACCGGGTTCTGGAACTCCAGGCCGGCCGGCGCGTGGTCGGGCTCAAGAACGTCAGTTTCAATGAGCCGTTTTTTCAAGGCCACTGGCCGGGACGGCCGATCATGCCTGGCGTCTTGATCATCGAGGCCATGGCCCAGGCGGCCGGGATCTTGATCGCGTCGAGCGTCAATCGGTCAGGGCGAGCCGCGGTCATCGCGTCGATCGACGACGTGAAGCTCCGCCGGCCGGTCGTGCCCGGAGACCAGCTCCGCATCGAGATCGTGGCGCACAAGATCAAGACGACCTCGGCGAGCGTCACCGGAGTCGCCAAGGTCGGCGACGCACTGGCCGCTCAGGCGAAGATCCGGTTCGTGATGATCGACGCCCCGGCGGCCTAG
- a CDS encoding ATP-dependent helicase: MDLLADLTTPQREAVMHVDGPMLVLAGAGSGKTRVITRRVAYLLKQGIAADNILALTFTNKAAGEMRERIEALTPGARVWVGTFHGFCARLLRTHGSLVGLDKAFTIYDQSDRLKTVREVLDALGIEDPPITPEKIESAISKAKNDLASPKSLAFRARDDKDRLVAKVYAAYEERLKGASAVDFDDLLVHVVSILKNHKDVRASLDARFRYVLVDEYQDTNMAQYAIVRALSVDHPNLCVTGDPDQSIYGWRGANLSNILEFEKDYNFVKVVKLEHNYRSTKNILSVADHLIQFNTNRKPKALITENSRGEPVDLTVYGRESDEAEGVAGRIQSLVRDGSYNYSDVAVFCRITALTRTFEQAFRSARIPYQIIGGVSFYERQEVKDVVSYLNLINNPKDDLAFTRVVNVPPRGLGKTSFEHLISAARERGETLLETARKAKSVPGLKDKAIRAFLDFTQLYDELAALRDDSVEKVILQLMEKSGYRQHLKDEPGDKGEDRLANLEELITAAREFDAEHAGATIQEFLSDITLASPIDRWDQQTGAVTLMTLHAAKGLEFPVVFIVALEAGILPHSRAFDNPSEMEEERRLLFVGITRAKRELFLSRCRIRSFRGQQQATAQSQFLTELPREFMVYEDRSGVVTSERGWSPSSSSSSGYASRRPEPRPNPTPSPAAFRLTTAAQLGGGSFPTTTPTSDLDAFRPGASVLHPEYGLGRIVSVDGAGPNRKGKIAFTLSGEKTFVLAKSPLKVVGKAGGRPTR, translated from the coding sequence ATGGATCTTCTCGCCGACCTCACGACCCCCCAGCGCGAAGCCGTCATGCACGTCGACGGCCCCATGCTCGTCCTCGCCGGCGCGGGCTCCGGGAAGACCCGCGTCATCACCCGCCGGGTGGCCTACCTGCTCAAGCAGGGGATCGCCGCCGACAACATCCTGGCGCTGACCTTCACCAACAAGGCCGCCGGCGAGATGCGCGAGCGGATCGAGGCCCTCACGCCGGGGGCCCGGGTCTGGGTCGGCACGTTCCACGGCTTCTGCGCCCGGCTCCTGCGCACCCACGGCTCGCTCGTGGGCCTCGACAAGGCGTTCACGATCTACGACCAGTCCGACCGCCTGAAGACGGTTCGCGAGGTCCTCGACGCGCTCGGGATCGAAGACCCGCCGATCACCCCCGAAAAGATCGAGTCGGCCATCAGCAAGGCCAAGAACGACCTGGCCAGCCCCAAGTCGCTCGCCTTCCGCGCCCGAGACGACAAGGATCGCCTGGTCGCCAAGGTCTACGCGGCTTACGAAGAACGCCTGAAGGGTGCCTCGGCCGTCGATTTCGACGACCTCCTGGTCCACGTCGTCAGCATTCTCAAGAATCACAAGGACGTCCGGGCGAGCCTCGACGCCCGGTTCCGCTACGTCCTGGTCGACGAGTACCAGGACACGAACATGGCGCAGTACGCCATCGTCCGGGCCCTTTCGGTCGACCACCCCAACCTGTGCGTCACCGGCGACCCCGACCAGTCGATCTACGGCTGGCGCGGGGCGAACCTCTCGAACATCCTCGAATTCGAGAAGGACTACAACTTCGTCAAGGTGGTCAAGCTCGAGCACAACTACCGCAGCACCAAGAACATCCTCAGCGTGGCCGACCACCTGATCCAGTTCAACACCAACCGCAAGCCCAAGGCGCTGATCACCGAGAACTCGCGCGGTGAGCCGGTCGATCTGACCGTCTACGGCCGCGAGAGCGACGAGGCCGAAGGGGTCGCCGGCCGGATCCAATCGCTGGTCCGCGACGGCTCGTACAACTACTCCGACGTTGCGGTCTTCTGCCGAATCACGGCCCTGACCCGCACCTTCGAGCAGGCGTTCCGGTCGGCCCGCATCCCCTACCAGATCATCGGCGGCGTCTCGTTCTACGAACGGCAAGAGGTCAAGGACGTCGTCTCGTATCTCAATCTCATCAACAACCCCAAGGACGACCTGGCCTTCACCCGGGTCGTCAACGTCCCCCCTCGGGGCCTGGGCAAGACGTCGTTCGAGCACCTGATCAGCGCCGCGCGCGAGCGCGGCGAGACGCTGCTGGAGACCGCCCGGAAAGCGAAGAGCGTGCCGGGGCTGAAGGACAAGGCGATCCGCGCGTTTCTCGATTTCACCCAGCTTTACGACGAGTTGGCCGCGCTCCGCGATGACTCGGTCGAGAAGGTGATCCTCCAGCTCATGGAGAAATCGGGCTATCGCCAGCACTTGAAGGACGAGCCGGGCGACAAGGGCGAGGACCGGCTGGCGAACCTTGAAGAGCTGATTACTGCGGCACGCGAGTTCGACGCGGAGCACGCCGGCGCCACGATCCAGGAATTCCTGTCCGACATCACTCTGGCCTCGCCGATCGACCGCTGGGACCAGCAGACCGGGGCCGTGACCTTGATGACGCTGCATGCGGCGAAAGGGCTGGAGTTTCCGGTCGTCTTCATCGTCGCCCTGGAGGCGGGCATCCTGCCTCACAGCCGGGCTTTCGACAACCCCAGCGAGATGGAGGAAGAGCGCCGGCTGCTGTTCGTGGGCATCACCCGGGCGAAGCGGGAACTGTTTCTGAGCCGTTGCCGCATCCGGAGCTTTCGGGGCCAGCAGCAGGCCACAGCGCAGTCGCAATTCCTGACCGAACTTCCCAGGGAGTTCATGGTTTACGAAGACCGCTCGGGCGTCGTCACGAGCGAACGGGGATGGTCGCCCTCGTCGTCTTCGTCCTCGGGCTACGCGTCGCGTCGACCGGAGCCGCGTCCGAATCCGACGCCGTCGCCCGCCGCGTTCCGGCTCACGACCGCGGCGCAGCTCGGGGGCGGGTCGTTTCCAACGACCACCCCGACCAGCGATCTCGACGCCTTCCGGCCGGGGGCGTCGGTGCTTCATCCCGAATACGGCCTGGGACGGATCGTCTCGGTCGACGGCGCCGGGCCCAACCGCAAGGGGAAGATCGCGTTCACGCTCTCGGGCGAGAAGACGTTCGTGCTCGCCAAGTCCCCCTTGAAGGTCGTCGGCAAGGCCGGCGGCCGACCGACCCGCTGA
- a CDS encoding pyridoxine 5'-phosphate synthase, which produces MPRLGVNIDHVATLRQARKGREPDPVWAAAIAELGGADGITIHLREDRRHIQDRDLRILRETVQVVLNLELSIDPAMVALALEYRPDQVTLVPERREEITTEGGLSVTAHRSRTAEAVARLRDAGIHAALFLDADPAEIDAGIELGVVAIELHTGRYANAREGSDRDVELDALRRAGARIAAAGVELHAGHGLDYRNVQAVAALDRMAELNIGHSIVSRSLFVGLERAVREMKDCIEVRA; this is translated from the coding sequence ATGCCCCGACTGGGCGTCAACATCGACCACGTCGCCACGCTCCGCCAGGCGCGGAAGGGGCGCGAGCCCGACCCGGTCTGGGCCGCGGCCATCGCCGAACTCGGCGGCGCCGACGGGATCACGATCCACCTGCGCGAGGACCGTCGCCACATCCAGGATCGCGATCTCCGCATCCTCCGCGAGACCGTGCAGGTCGTCCTCAACCTCGAACTCTCCATCGATCCGGCGATGGTCGCGCTGGCTCTGGAGTACCGGCCCGACCAGGTGACGCTCGTTCCCGAGCGCCGCGAGGAGATCACGACCGAGGGGGGGCTGTCGGTCACCGCCCACCGCTCCCGCACCGCCGAGGCCGTGGCGCGGCTGCGTGACGCCGGCATCCACGCGGCGCTCTTCCTCGACGCCGATCCTGCCGAGATCGACGCGGGGATCGAGCTGGGGGTCGTCGCGATCGAGCTGCACACCGGCCGCTACGCCAACGCTCGCGAGGGGTCCGACCGCGACGTCGAACTCGACGCCCTGCGGCGGGCCGGGGCCCGGATCGCGGCCGCGGGCGTCGAGCTGCACGCCGGGCACGGGCTCGACTACCGCAACGTCCAAGCCGTGGCCGCGCTCGATCGGATGGCCGAGCTGAACATCGGCCACAGCATCGTCAGCCGCTCCCTCTTCGTGGGCCTGGAGCGCGCCGTCCGCGAGATGAAAGACTGCATCGAGGTCCGGGCCTGA
- a CDS encoding ArsR/SmtB family transcription factor: MARKDAKQSTETNGKAAEAAPEVSDQSIRELAQVFKLLSDETRLRILFYLALSEDGELHVTELCQRLGQSQPAVSHHLALLRVSGLIESRREGKHNFYSVRTDHFGDLLLSLFSAAGETPKNKKYRFHDFVLTYAGA; the protein is encoded by the coding sequence ATGGCTCGCAAAGACGCGAAGCAGTCCACGGAAACCAACGGCAAGGCGGCGGAGGCCGCGCCGGAGGTCTCCGACCAGTCGATCCGCGAGCTCGCCCAGGTCTTCAAGCTCCTGAGCGACGAGACCCGGCTCCGCATCCTGTTCTATCTGGCGCTGTCGGAAGACGGCGAGCTGCACGTCACCGAGCTTTGCCAGCGTCTGGGCCAGAGCCAGCCGGCGGTCAGCCATCATCTGGCCTTGCTTCGCGTCTCCGGCCTGATCGAGTCGCGGCGCGAGGGCAAGCATAATTTCTACAGCGTTCGCACCGACCACTTCGGCGACCTGCTGCTGAGCCTGTTCTCGGCCGCCGGCGAGACGCCCAAGAACAAGAAGTACCGGTTCCACGACTTCGTCCTGACCTACGCCGGCGCCTGA